A portion of the Carya illinoinensis cultivar Pawnee chromosome 11, C.illinoinensisPawnee_v1, whole genome shotgun sequence genome contains these proteins:
- the LOC122280702 gene encoding homeobox-leucine zipper protein ATHB-21-like isoform X2 translates to MPANMNREDDHMVHFSQSCYSDAYTQMVTQQGDQTSKPIRRRRKKSKGGDAGDGGAKKRKLSEKQVNLLEVYFGNEHKLESERKDRLASELGLEPRQVAVWFQNRRARWKNKKLEEEYSALKKEHESTIFEKCQLESEVLKLKERLSEADKEIQRLSQLPAETVPSNSTSSSPSVDTMAVAGQPFLGEFEIMDTYTDIFNTATFYYAHAGMDWISQYM, encoded by the exons atgccAGCAAACATGAACCGTGAGGATGATCATATGGTCCACTTCTCTCAATCATGCTACTCTGATGCATACACCCAAATGGTAACCCAACAAG GTGATCAGACGTCAAAACCAATTCGACGACGCCGGAAGAAGAGTAAAGGAGGAGACGCCGGCGACGGAGGAGcgaagaagaggaagctgagTGAGAAGCAAGTGAATCTTCTTGAGGTTTACTTTGGAAATGAACATAAGTTGGAGTCGGAGAGAAAGGACAGGCTTGCTTCTGAACTGGGTCTTGAGCCTCGTCAAGTTGCCGTTTGGTTTCAGAACCGTAGGGCACGCTGGAAGAACAAGAAACTTGAGGAAGAGTACTCTGCTTTGAAGAAAGAACACGAAAGCACGATTTTTGAGAAATGCCAGCTCGAGTctgag GTGTTGAAGCTGAAGGAACGGTTGTCGGAGGCGGATAAAGAGATTCAGCGGCTCTCCCAATTACCGGCCGAGACGGTTCCGAGTAACAGCACGAGTTCATCACCGTCGGTGGACACCATGGCCGTAGCCGGCCAACCATTTCTTGGGGAGTTTGAGATCATGGATACATACACCGATATTTTTAACACCGCAACATTCTATTATGCTCATGCAGGCATGGATTGGATCAGCCAgtatatgtag
- the LOC122280702 gene encoding homeobox-leucine zipper protein ATHB-40-like isoform X1 produces the protein MPANMNREDDHMVHFSQSCYSDAYTQMVTQQEFTGDQTSKPIRRRRKKSKGGDAGDGGAKKRKLSEKQVNLLEVYFGNEHKLESERKDRLASELGLEPRQVAVWFQNRRARWKNKKLEEEYSALKKEHESTIFEKCQLESEVLKLKERLSEADKEIQRLSQLPAETVPSNSTSSSPSVDTMAVAGQPFLGEFEIMDTYTDIFNTATFYYAHAGMDWISQYM, from the exons atgccAGCAAACATGAACCGTGAGGATGATCATATGGTCCACTTCTCTCAATCATGCTACTCTGATGCATACACCCAAATGGTAACCCAACAAG AATTTACAGGTGATCAGACGTCAAAACCAATTCGACGACGCCGGAAGAAGAGTAAAGGAGGAGACGCCGGCGACGGAGGAGcgaagaagaggaagctgagTGAGAAGCAAGTGAATCTTCTTGAGGTTTACTTTGGAAATGAACATAAGTTGGAGTCGGAGAGAAAGGACAGGCTTGCTTCTGAACTGGGTCTTGAGCCTCGTCAAGTTGCCGTTTGGTTTCAGAACCGTAGGGCACGCTGGAAGAACAAGAAACTTGAGGAAGAGTACTCTGCTTTGAAGAAAGAACACGAAAGCACGATTTTTGAGAAATGCCAGCTCGAGTctgag GTGTTGAAGCTGAAGGAACGGTTGTCGGAGGCGGATAAAGAGATTCAGCGGCTCTCCCAATTACCGGCCGAGACGGTTCCGAGTAACAGCACGAGTTCATCACCGTCGGTGGACACCATGGCCGTAGCCGGCCAACCATTTCTTGGGGAGTTTGAGATCATGGATACATACACCGATATTTTTAACACCGCAACATTCTATTATGCTCATGCAGGCATGGATTGGATCAGCCAgtatatgtag